Proteins found in one Triticum aestivum cultivar Chinese Spring chromosome 4D, IWGSC CS RefSeq v2.1, whole genome shotgun sequence genomic segment:
- the LOC123099260 gene encoding anthocyanin regulatory R-S protein isoform X1: MALSAAPAGQAPPLGKQLSYQLAAAVRSINWTYTIFWSMSTSQRPPGVLTWKDGFYNGEVKTRKIISSTTTEVTANDLILQRSEQLRELYESLLSGKADHRARRPAASLSPEDLGEAEWYYTLSMTYSFRPGQGLPGKSFVSNEHVWLYNAQYADTKTFQRALLAKTAPILTVVCIPFMGGVLELGTSDLVLEDPDMVNRIGTSFWELPFQACLESEALSSSPSTNETRNREVEIVVFEDLDHNVAKGFISELGEVESMSDANINCITEEVDEFYGLIEELDVCALEDNWVMERSFEFMSSLEMAPDMDAPRIDDNTITLSSSVNGCRPSCFTVWKRSSDWEGMDVRDPGESQKLLKKVLAGGGWTMRAQESNIKTHVLSERRRREKLNEMFLVLKSLVPSINKMDKASILAETITYLKELEQRVEELESSRAPSWHPKEATGQGLHDVAGRKKIKLSTGCKRKAPESEREDDDGPSNVVNVTMMDKEVILEVQCRWKKLLMKRVFDAIKSLHLDIISVHTSTPGGLLDLKIRATDQVSIAPPSKVAAGSATVAPGMITEALQKAISNNWQN; encoded by the exons ATGGCGTTATCAGCTGCTCCTGCCGGCCAGGCACCGCCGCTGGGTAAGCAGCTCAGCTACCAGCTCGCCGCTGCTGTGAGGAGCATCAACTGGACTTACACCATTTTCTGGTCCATGTCCACCAGCCAGCGCCCACCTGG AGTTCTGACGTGGAAGGACGGCTTCTACAACGGCGAGGTAAAGACGAGGAAGATCATAAGCTCGACTACCACGGAGGTTACCGCAAACGACCTCATCCTGCAGAGGAGCGAGCAGCTAAGGGAGCTCTACGAGTCTCTCCTGTCCGGCAAGGCGGACCACCGGGCGAGGCGTCCTGCCGCCTCGCTGTCCCCGGAGGATCTCGGGGAAGCCGAGTGGTACTACACGCTGAGCATGACTTACTCATTCCGGCCTGGTCAAGG GTTGCCAGGCAAGAGCTTTGTGAGCAATGAACATGTTTGGTTGTACAATGCTCAATACGCAGACACTAAAACTTTCCAGCGCGCTCTCTTAGCAAAG ACTGCGCCTATTCTG ACAGTCGTTTGCATCCCCTTCATGGGTGGTGTGCTGGAGCTTGGAACGTCGGATTTG GTGTTGGAGGATCCAGACATGGTGAACAGGATCGGCACATCTTTCTGGGAGCTACCCTTCCAGGCGTGCTTGGAGTCGGAGGCGCTAAGCTCCAGTCCATCAACAAACGAAACTAGGAACAGGGAGGTAGAAATCGTCGTGTTCGAAGACCTTGATCACAATGTCGCCAAGGGGTTCATCTCTGAGCTAGGCGAGGTCGAGAGCATGTCCGACGCCAACATCAATTGCATCACTGAGGAAGTGGATGAGTTCTATGGCCTCATTGAGGAGTTGGACGTGTGTGCTCTCGAGGACAACTGGGTCATGGAAAGGTCCTTTGAGTTCATGTCTTCCTTGGAAATGGCGCCAGACATGGACGCACCAAGAATCGATGATAACACCATCACTTTAAGTAGTTCTGTTAATGGCTGTCGTCCATCCTGCTTTACTGTATGGAAGAGGTCATCAGACTGGGAAGGCATGGATGTGCGAGATCCCGGGGAGTCACAAAAGTTGCTGAAGAAAGTTTTGGCGGGTGGTGGATGGACAATGAGAGCTCAAGAAAGTAACATCAAGACACATGTCTTGTCGGAAAGAAGACGCCGGGAGAAGCTCAACGAGATGTTCCTAGTTCTCAAGTCATTGGTCCCGTCCATTAACAAG ATGGACAAAGCATCCATCCTCGCAGAGACGATAACTTATCTCAAAGAGCTAGAGCAAAGGGTAGAAGAGCTAGAATCTAGCAGGGCACCATCATGGCACCCAAAAGAAGCAACGGGACAGGGGCTCCATGATGTTGCCGGAAGGAAGAAGATCAAACTATCAACTGGATGCAAGAGGAAGGCGCCGGAGTCAGAGAGGGAGGATGACGATGGCCCAAGCAATGTTGTCAATGTGACCATGATGGACAAGGAGGTGATCTTGGAGGTGCAATGCCGATGGAAGAAGCTTTTGATGAAACGAGTGTTCGACGCCATCAAGAGCCTCCATTTGGACATCATCTCTGTGCACACATCCACACCGGGTGGCCTTCTTGATCTCAAGATACGAGCCACTGACCAGGTCTCAATCGCACCACCTTCTAAG GTTGCGGCTGGTTCTGCTACTGTGGCACCTGGGATGATCACTGAAGCGCTTCAGAAAGCTATAAGCAACAACTGGCAAAATTAA
- the LOC123099260 gene encoding anthocyanin regulatory R-S protein isoform X2, with translation MALSAAPAGQAPPLGKQLSYQLAAAVRSINWTYTIFWSMSTSQRPPGVLTWKDGFYNGEVKTRKIISSTTTEVTANDLILQRSEQLRELYESLLSGKADHRARRPAASLSPEDLGEAEWYYTLSMTYSFRPGQGLPGKSFVSNEHVWLYNAQYADTKTFQRALLAKTAPILTVVCIPFMGGVLELGTSDLVLEDPDMVNRIGTSFWELPFQACLESEALSSSPSTNETRNREVEIVVFEDLDHNVAKGFISELGEVESMSDANINCITEEVDEFYGLIEELDVCALEDNWVMERSFEFMSSLEMAPDMDAPRIDDNTITLSSSVNGCRPSCFTVWKRSSDWEGMDVRDPGESQKLLKKVLAGGGWTMRAQESNIKTHVLSERRRREKLNEMFLVLKSLVPSINKMDKASILAETITYLKELEQRVEELESSRAPSWHPKEATGQGLHDVAGRKKIKLSTGCKRKAPESEREDDDGPSNVVNVTMMDKEVILEVQCRWKKLLMKRVFDAIKSLHLDIISVHTSTPGGLLDLKIRATDQVAAGSATVAPGMITEALQKAISNNWQN, from the exons ATGGCGTTATCAGCTGCTCCTGCCGGCCAGGCACCGCCGCTGGGTAAGCAGCTCAGCTACCAGCTCGCCGCTGCTGTGAGGAGCATCAACTGGACTTACACCATTTTCTGGTCCATGTCCACCAGCCAGCGCCCACCTGG AGTTCTGACGTGGAAGGACGGCTTCTACAACGGCGAGGTAAAGACGAGGAAGATCATAAGCTCGACTACCACGGAGGTTACCGCAAACGACCTCATCCTGCAGAGGAGCGAGCAGCTAAGGGAGCTCTACGAGTCTCTCCTGTCCGGCAAGGCGGACCACCGGGCGAGGCGTCCTGCCGCCTCGCTGTCCCCGGAGGATCTCGGGGAAGCCGAGTGGTACTACACGCTGAGCATGACTTACTCATTCCGGCCTGGTCAAGG GTTGCCAGGCAAGAGCTTTGTGAGCAATGAACATGTTTGGTTGTACAATGCTCAATACGCAGACACTAAAACTTTCCAGCGCGCTCTCTTAGCAAAG ACTGCGCCTATTCTG ACAGTCGTTTGCATCCCCTTCATGGGTGGTGTGCTGGAGCTTGGAACGTCGGATTTG GTGTTGGAGGATCCAGACATGGTGAACAGGATCGGCACATCTTTCTGGGAGCTACCCTTCCAGGCGTGCTTGGAGTCGGAGGCGCTAAGCTCCAGTCCATCAACAAACGAAACTAGGAACAGGGAGGTAGAAATCGTCGTGTTCGAAGACCTTGATCACAATGTCGCCAAGGGGTTCATCTCTGAGCTAGGCGAGGTCGAGAGCATGTCCGACGCCAACATCAATTGCATCACTGAGGAAGTGGATGAGTTCTATGGCCTCATTGAGGAGTTGGACGTGTGTGCTCTCGAGGACAACTGGGTCATGGAAAGGTCCTTTGAGTTCATGTCTTCCTTGGAAATGGCGCCAGACATGGACGCACCAAGAATCGATGATAACACCATCACTTTAAGTAGTTCTGTTAATGGCTGTCGTCCATCCTGCTTTACTGTATGGAAGAGGTCATCAGACTGGGAAGGCATGGATGTGCGAGATCCCGGGGAGTCACAAAAGTTGCTGAAGAAAGTTTTGGCGGGTGGTGGATGGACAATGAGAGCTCAAGAAAGTAACATCAAGACACATGTCTTGTCGGAAAGAAGACGCCGGGAGAAGCTCAACGAGATGTTCCTAGTTCTCAAGTCATTGGTCCCGTCCATTAACAAG ATGGACAAAGCATCCATCCTCGCAGAGACGATAACTTATCTCAAAGAGCTAGAGCAAAGGGTAGAAGAGCTAGAATCTAGCAGGGCACCATCATGGCACCCAAAAGAAGCAACGGGACAGGGGCTCCATGATGTTGCCGGAAGGAAGAAGATCAAACTATCAACTGGATGCAAGAGGAAGGCGCCGGAGTCAGAGAGGGAGGATGACGATGGCCCAAGCAATGTTGTCAATGTGACCATGATGGACAAGGAGGTGATCTTGGAGGTGCAATGCCGATGGAAGAAGCTTTTGATGAAACGAGTGTTCGACGCCATCAAGAGCCTCCATTTGGACATCATCTCTGTGCACACATCCACACCGGGTGGCCTTCTTGATCTCAAGATACGAGCCACTGACCAG GTTGCGGCTGGTTCTGCTACTGTGGCACCTGGGATGATCACTGAAGCGCTTCAGAAAGCTATAAGCAACAACTGGCAAAATTAA